In Pseudoroseomonas cervicalis, the DNA window TGATCCAGGAGGCAGGCGTCCGGCTGGAGTGAGGCGGGGGACTCGGTCCTGGGTCCGCCGCAGCGGTGACGCCGGGTACCCGCTGACGCGAAGTTGCCGGCCGTGGGGCGGCGGGCGTGAGTGTTCAACTTCGCCGGACACCGCCATATCTGTCCTCCGTATTGATCCTGGCCGTTCCGCTCCCGACCCGACGCCGCCCCGCGGTTGCCGGGATGGCGCGGAACGGCCTAGGTATCGCAGCGCAATCCGGGAACGGCCCGCTCCGGCGGGCCGTCTCGCTACGGACGACAGGACGCCCCGATACCGTGATTCTCTCCGCCGACCGCATCCGTCTCGCCGCAGCCCCCGCCGACAAGGACAGCGCCATCCGCGAGGCGGCGCAGCTCCTGGTCAAGTCCGGCGCCATCGACGCCGCCTATGCCGACAGCATGCTGCGGCGCGAGCAGGAGGCGGACACCTTCCTGGGCAATGGCATCGCCATCCCGCATGGCCAGCGCGGCGATCGCGGGCTGATCCGGCAGACCGGCATCGCCGTGCTGCAGGTGCCGCAGGGGGTGCGCTGGAATGGCGAGGATGTGGCGCATCTGGTGGTCGCCATCGCCGCCCAGGGCGATGAGCATATCGCCGTGCTGCGCCGCCTGACCGATGTGCTGGGCGAGTCCGACCTGGCCGCCCGGCTGGCGCAGACCGGCGACAAGGCCGAGATCCTTCGCGCCCTCGATCCCGATGCGCCGGCCGGCGGCGAGGCGCCGGCGGTGGCGGCCGCCGCCGCCCCGCCCGGTGGCGGGCTGACGGCCGAGGTGCAGGCCCCGGCCGCCGCCGGCATGCATGCGCGCCCGGCGCGGGTGCTGGTGCAGGCGGCGAAGGGCTTCCAGTCCCGCATCACCCTGCATCATGGCGGCCGCAGCGCCGATGCGCGCAGCATGATCGCGCTGCTGCAGCTCGGCGCCGGGCCGGGGGCCGCCATCACGCTGGAGGTCTCCGGCCCCGATGAGGCGGCGGCGCTGGCCGCTCTGCGCCAGGCCTTCGCCGAACAGCTGGGCGACGACGATGCCGCCGCATCCGGCCCCGCCGACACCGCCCCCGCGACGGTGGCGGCCGATGAGCCGTTGGAGCCCGGCGCCATTGCCGGGCTGCCGGCCAGCCCCGGCATCGCCATCGGCGTGCTGCACCGCTTCCGCTCCGAGGCGGCGGGCTATGCGGCCACCGCTTCCGACCCGCTGGGCGAGAAGGCGGCGCTGGAGGCCGCGCTGGAGGCCGCGCGCGCCGAGCTGAAGACCATGGCCAGCGAGATGGCCCAGCGCGTCGGCGACAAGCACGCCGCCATCTTCGCCGCGCATGAGGAGTTCCTCGAGGACCCCGAGCTGCTGGCCGAGGCGCGCGCCGCGATCGACTCCGGCGCCTCCGCCCCCGCCGGCTGGATGCGGGCGGCCGAGGCGCGGGCTGGCGCGCTGGCCGGCATGGGCGACCCGCTGCTGGCGGCCCGCGCCACCGACATGAAGGATGTCGCCCGCCGCGTGCTGCGCCAGCTGGTGGGCGGCGGGGAGGCGGCGACGGCGCCGCTGCCGCAGGATGCCATCATCCTGGCCGAGGATCTGACGCCCTCGGAGACCGCCAATCTCGACCCGGCGCGGGTGGTCGGCCTGGCCACGGCGGCGGGCGGGCCGACGGCGCACACCGCCATCCTGGCGCGCGCCCTGGGCATCCCCGCCATCGTCGCCGCCGGCCCCGGCGTG includes these proteins:
- the ptsP gene encoding phosphoenolpyruvate--protein phosphotransferase translates to MILSADRIRLAAAPADKDSAIREAAQLLVKSGAIDAAYADSMLRREQEADTFLGNGIAIPHGQRGDRGLIRQTGIAVLQVPQGVRWNGEDVAHLVVAIAAQGDEHIAVLRRLTDVLGESDLAARLAQTGDKAEILRALDPDAPAGGEAPAVAAAAAPPGGGLTAEVQAPAAAGMHARPARVLVQAAKGFQSRITLHHGGRSADARSMIALLQLGAGPGAAITLEVSGPDEAAALAALRQAFAEQLGDDDAAASGPADTAPATVAADEPLEPGAIAGLPASPGIAIGVLHRFRSEAAGYAATASDPLGEKAALEAALEAARAELKTMASEMAQRVGDKHAAIFAAHEEFLEDPELLAEARAAIDSGASAPAGWMRAAEARAGALAGMGDPLLAARATDMKDVARRVLRQLVGGGEAATAPLPQDAIILAEDLTPSETANLDPARVVGLATAAGGPTAHTAILARALGIPAIVAAGPGVLALADGTRAVLDGERGRLIPDPDEAVLERARAAKEQGAARAEAARQAAFRPAITRDGHRVEVAANVRRPEEAIEAVAAGAEGSGLVRSEFLFDERAEPPTEEEQFDLYRRLAEGFGGLPVVLRTLDAGGDKPLRFVRHPVEANPFLGLRGLRLSLAEPALFRAQIRAALRAARHGDLRIMLPMVDGLADLRAAREIIEAERAALATPPVEVGIMVEVPSAAVMADQLAREADFFSIGTNDLTQYALAVDRLHPTLGARSDALDPAVLRLIDMTVKAAHARGRWVGVCGNMAADPMAAPILLGLGVDELSVSIPNVAALKAQIRALSMAEAEAAARLALNCATAAEVRALPSLRKLGHAG